The proteins below are encoded in one region of Streptomyces ficellus:
- a CDS encoding glycine--tRNA ligase, which yields MAADKIDTIVNLSKRRGFVYPCSEIYGGQRAAWDYGPLGVEMKENLKRQWWRYMVTSREDVVGIDSSVILAPEVWEASGHVATFTDPLTECTSCHKRFRADHLEEAYEEKHGRLPENGLKDLGCPNCGNKGTFTEPKQFSGLLSTHLGPTQDSGSVAYLRPETAQGIFTNFAQVQQTSRKKPPFGIAQMGKSFRNEITPGNFIFRTREFEQMEMEFFVKPGEDEQWQEYWMEQRWNWYRDLGLREENMRWYEHPAEKLSHYSKRTADIEYRFQFGGSEWGELEGVANRTDYDLNAHSKASGTDLSFFDQEAGERWTPYVIEPAAGVGRAMLAFLLDAYNEDEAPNAKGVMEKRSVMRLDPRLAPVKVAVLPLSRNAQLSPKAKGLATDLRKNWNIEFDDAGAIGRRYRRQDEIGTPFCITVDFDTLDDNAVTVRERDTMKQERVSLDQIQGYLGSRLLGC from the coding sequence GTGGCCGCCGACAAGATCGACACGATCGTCAACCTGAGCAAGCGCCGTGGCTTCGTCTACCCGTGCAGCGAGATCTACGGCGGTCAGCGGGCCGCCTGGGACTACGGGCCGCTGGGTGTCGAGATGAAGGAGAACCTCAAGCGCCAGTGGTGGCGCTACATGGTCACTTCGCGCGAGGACGTCGTCGGTATCGACTCGTCGGTGATCCTGGCCCCCGAGGTCTGGGAGGCCTCCGGACACGTCGCCACGTTCACCGACCCGCTCACCGAGTGCACCTCCTGCCACAAGCGCTTCCGCGCGGACCACCTGGAAGAGGCGTACGAGGAGAAGCACGGCCGTCTCCCCGAGAACGGCCTCAAGGACCTGGGCTGCCCCAACTGCGGCAACAAGGGCACCTTCACCGAGCCCAAGCAGTTCTCCGGCCTGCTCTCCACGCACCTCGGCCCCACCCAGGACTCCGGCTCCGTCGCCTACCTGCGCCCCGAGACCGCCCAGGGCATCTTCACCAACTTCGCCCAGGTGCAGCAGACTTCCCGCAAGAAGCCGCCGTTCGGCATCGCGCAGATGGGCAAGTCCTTCCGCAACGAGATCACCCCCGGCAACTTCATCTTCCGCACCCGCGAGTTCGAGCAGATGGAGATGGAGTTCTTCGTCAAGCCGGGCGAGGACGAGCAGTGGCAGGAATACTGGATGGAGCAGCGGTGGAACTGGTACCGCGACCTTGGTCTCCGTGAGGAGAACATGCGCTGGTACGAGCACCCGGCCGAGAAGCTCTCCCACTACTCCAAGCGCACCGCCGACATCGAGTACCGCTTCCAGTTCGGCGGCAGCGAGTGGGGCGAGCTCGAGGGCGTCGCCAACCGCACCGACTACGACCTGAACGCGCACTCCAAGGCGTCCGGCACCGACCTGTCGTTCTTCGACCAGGAGGCCGGCGAGCGCTGGACGCCGTACGTCATCGAGCCGGCCGCCGGTGTCGGCCGCGCGATGCTGGCCTTCCTCCTCGACGCGTACAACGAGGACGAGGCGCCGAACGCCAAGGGCGTCATGGAGAAGCGCTCCGTGATGCGCCTCGACCCGCGCCTCGCGCCGGTCAAGGTCGCCGTCCTGCCGCTGTCCCGGAACGCGCAGCTCTCGCCGAAGGCCAAGGGTCTCGCGACCGACCTGCGCAAGAACTGGAACATCGAGTTCGACGACGCGGGCGCGATCGGCCGCCGCTACCGCCGCCAGGACGAGATCGGCACGCCGTTCTGCATCACGGTCGACTTCGACACCCTGGACGACAACGCGGTGACCGTGCGCGAGCGCGACACCATGAAGCAGGAGCGCGTCTCCCTGGACCAGATCCAGGGCTACCTGGGCAGCCGCCTGCTGGGCTGCTGA
- a CDS encoding DUF6243 family protein translates to MAKSRNNLLGVGGQRKKLSRADQQGSAPARAADRRAAADQKQDLLRKMRERALGTPEQDETPQDEQTRES, encoded by the coding sequence ATGGCCAAGAGCCGCAACAACCTCCTCGGCGTAGGCGGACAGCGCAAGAAGCTGTCCCGCGCCGACCAGCAGGGCTCCGCCCCGGCCCGCGCCGCCGACCGCAGGGCGGCCGCCGACCAGAAGCAGGACCTGCTCCGCAAGATGCGGGAACGCGCGCTCGGTACGCCGGAGCAGGACGAGACGCCGCAGGACGAGCAGACGCGCGAGAGCTGA
- a CDS encoding MFS transporter: MPELTHRRRLLVLAICCMSLLIVSLDNTVLNVALPSMREELHADVAGMQWVIDAYTVVLASLLMLAGSTADRIGRRKVFTAGLVLFTLGSALCSLAPDLTSLVAFRTVQAVGGSMLNPVAMSIITNTFTEPRARARAIGVWGGVVGISMAAGPLVGGVLTDTVGWRSIFWINLPIGLLALFLTLRYVPESRAPRPRRVDPVGQLLVMTLLGCLTYAIIEAPVAGWTSPLILGFAGAAALALTGLLLYEPRRAEPLIDLRFFRSAPFSGATVIAVCSFAALGGFLFVNTLYLQDVRGLTALGAGLHMLPMAALTLVCAPLSGRLVGSRGPRLPLLIAGVTMTAAGVLFAAFEAEASTPLLFTGYVLFGLGFGMVNAPITNTAVSGMPRAQAGVAAAVASTSRQIGQTLGVAVIGAVLASHTAGFAAASRQAWWVIAGCGLIVLLVGAATTTRLK; this comes from the coding sequence GTGCCCGAGCTCACCCACCGCCGGCGGCTGCTCGTCCTGGCGATCTGCTGCATGAGCCTGCTGATCGTCAGCCTCGACAACACCGTCCTGAACGTCGCCCTGCCCTCCATGCGCGAGGAGCTGCACGCGGACGTCGCCGGAATGCAGTGGGTCATCGACGCGTACACCGTCGTCCTCGCGTCCCTGCTGATGCTCGCCGGCTCCACCGCCGACCGGATCGGCCGCCGCAAGGTCTTCACGGCGGGCCTCGTCCTGTTCACCCTCGGCTCGGCGCTCTGCTCCCTCGCCCCCGACCTGACCTCCCTCGTGGCCTTCCGCACGGTCCAGGCCGTCGGCGGCTCGATGCTCAACCCGGTCGCCATGTCGATCATCACCAACACGTTCACCGAGCCACGCGCGCGTGCCCGCGCCATCGGCGTCTGGGGCGGCGTCGTCGGCATCTCCATGGCGGCCGGCCCGCTCGTCGGCGGGGTGCTCACCGACACCGTGGGCTGGCGCTCCATCTTCTGGATCAACCTGCCCATCGGCCTGCTCGCCCTCTTCCTCACCCTCCGGTACGTCCCCGAGTCCCGCGCGCCCCGGCCGCGCCGCGTCGACCCGGTCGGCCAGCTCCTGGTCATGACCCTCCTCGGCTGCCTGACGTACGCCATCATCGAGGCGCCCGTCGCCGGCTGGACCTCACCGCTGATCCTGGGCTTCGCCGGCGCGGCCGCGCTCGCCCTCACCGGGCTCCTCCTGTACGAACCGAGGCGCGCCGAGCCGCTGATCGACCTGCGGTTCTTCCGCAGCGCGCCGTTCAGCGGGGCGACGGTCATCGCGGTGTGCTCGTTCGCGGCCCTGGGCGGCTTCCTGTTCGTCAACACCCTGTACCTCCAGGACGTACGCGGGCTGACCGCCCTGGGCGCCGGCCTCCACATGCTGCCCATGGCGGCGCTGACCCTCGTCTGCGCCCCCCTGTCGGGGCGCCTCGTCGGCAGCCGGGGCCCGCGCCTGCCGCTGCTGATCGCCGGCGTGACGATGACGGCGGCCGGCGTGCTCTTCGCCGCCTTCGAGGCCGAGGCGTCCACGCCGCTGCTGTTCACCGGGTACGTCCTGTTCGGCCTCGGTTTCGGCATGGTGAACGCGCCCATCACCAACACGGCCGTCTCGGGCATGCCCCGCGCCCAGGCGGGCGTCGCCGCGGCCGTCGCGTCGACCAGCCGCCAGATCGGCCAGACGCTGGGCGTCGCGGTCATCGGAGCCGTCCTGGCCTCCCACACGGCCGGCTTCGCCGCGGCGAGCCGCCAGGCGTGGTGGGTGATCGCCGGATGCGGCCTGATCGTCCTCCTGGTCGGCGCGGCCACCACGACGCGCCTCAAGTAA
- the dusB gene encoding tRNA dihydrouridine synthase DusB, protein MTAFSPLAVGPHTVRPPVVLAPMAGITNAPFRTLCREFSGGKGLFVSEMITTRALVERNEKTMQLIHFDETETPRSIQLYGVDPVTVGKAVRMIVDEDLADHIDLNFGCPVPKVTRKGGGSALPYKRPLLRAILNEAVSNAGDLPVTMKMRKGIDDDHITFLDAGRIAVEEGVTAIALHGRTAAQHYGGTADWDAIARLKEHVPEIPVLGNGDIWSADDALRMMRETGCDGVVVGRGCLGRPWLFGDLVAAFEGSGAAATPTLREVAEVMVRHATLLGEWIGDETRGVIDFRKHVAWYLKGFAVGSEMRKRLAITSSLDELRAQLSELDLDQAWPAGADGPRGRTSGNNRVVLPDGWLKDPYDCAAVSADAELDTSGG, encoded by the coding sequence ATGACCGCGTTCAGTCCCCTTGCCGTCGGGCCGCACACCGTGCGTCCGCCGGTGGTGCTCGCGCCGATGGCCGGCATCACCAACGCCCCCTTCCGTACCCTCTGCCGCGAGTTCAGCGGCGGCAAGGGCCTGTTCGTGAGCGAGATGATCACGACGCGGGCGCTGGTCGAGCGCAACGAGAAGACGATGCAGCTGATCCACTTCGACGAGACGGAGACGCCCCGGTCGATCCAGCTGTACGGGGTGGACCCGGTGACGGTCGGCAAGGCGGTCCGGATGATCGTCGACGAGGACCTCGCCGACCACATCGACCTGAACTTCGGCTGCCCGGTGCCCAAGGTGACGCGCAAGGGCGGCGGGTCCGCCCTGCCGTACAAGCGTCCGCTGCTGCGGGCGATCCTGAACGAGGCGGTCTCGAACGCCGGGGACCTGCCGGTGACCATGAAGATGCGCAAGGGCATCGACGACGACCACATCACCTTCCTGGACGCGGGCCGTATCGCGGTCGAGGAGGGCGTGACCGCGATCGCGCTGCACGGGCGGACGGCGGCGCAGCACTACGGCGGCACGGCCGACTGGGACGCCATCGCGCGGCTGAAGGAGCACGTCCCGGAGATCCCGGTGCTCGGCAACGGCGACATCTGGTCGGCCGACGACGCGCTGCGGATGATGCGCGAGACCGGCTGCGACGGTGTCGTGGTGGGGCGTGGCTGTCTGGGCCGCCCGTGGCTGTTCGGCGACCTGGTGGCGGCCTTCGAGGGTTCGGGTGCGGCGGCGACGCCCACCCTGCGCGAGGTCGCGGAGGTGATGGTGCGGCACGCGACGCTGCTGGGGGAGTGGATCGGCGACGAGACGCGGGGCGTCATCGACTTCCGTAAGCACGTGGCCTGGTACCTGAAGGGGTTCGCGGTCGGCTCGGAGATGCGCAAGCGGCTGGCGATCACCTCGTCGCTGGACGAGCTGCGCGCTCAGCTGAGCGAGCTGGACCTGGACCAGGCGTGGCCGGCGGGTGCGGACGGGCCGCGCGGGCGGACGTCCGGGAACAACCGCGTGGTGCTGCCGGACGGATGGCTGAAGGACCCCTACGACTGCGCCGCGGTCAGCGCGGACGCGGAGCTGGACACCTCCGGCGGGTGA